One window of the Pseudomonas sp. S04 genome contains the following:
- a CDS encoding AraC family transcriptional regulator: MSKPRLLTDWFHRAPQSAGLERIEAYFSGHGYDLHRHDTYAIGHTLAGVQSFQYRGGWRHSLPGSTMVLHPDEAHDGEAGTEEGFKYRMLYVEPALIQQMLGGQPLPFIKTGISNDPRLFAATGALLQSLDRPLDALEQQDALFDLAQALHVVSGTPARRQRFDYVAAERAREFMHSALDLPVTLDQLAEHSGRDRWSLSRDFRLLFGTSPYRYLTMRRLDLVRALLMQGESLSNAALIAGFSDQSHMTRQFGKAYGLSPARWMNMHRA, encoded by the coding sequence ATGAGTAAGCCAAGACTCCTCACCGACTGGTTCCATCGCGCCCCCCAAAGTGCTGGGCTGGAGCGAATCGAGGCGTATTTTTCGGGGCACGGCTATGACCTTCACCGGCACGACACCTACGCCATCGGCCATACCCTGGCCGGGGTCCAGAGTTTTCAGTATCGCGGCGGTTGGCGCCACAGCCTGCCCGGCAGCACCATGGTGCTGCACCCGGACGAAGCCCACGATGGCGAGGCCGGTACCGAAGAAGGCTTCAAGTACCGGATGCTCTACGTCGAGCCAGCGCTGATCCAGCAGATGCTCGGTGGCCAGCCACTGCCATTCATCAAGACGGGGATCAGCAATGATCCACGCCTGTTCGCCGCCACCGGAGCGCTGCTGCAAAGCCTCGATCGCCCGCTCGACGCGCTGGAGCAGCAGGATGCCCTGTTTGACCTGGCCCAGGCCCTGCACGTCGTGTCCGGCACCCCCGCGCGGCGTCAGCGCTTCGATTATGTGGCGGCGGAGCGCGCACGCGAGTTCATGCACAGTGCTCTCGATCTGCCGGTGACCCTCGACCAACTGGCCGAGCACAGCGGGCGCGATCGCTGGAGCCTGTCACGGGACTTTCGCTTGTTGTTCGGCACCAGCCCCTACCGCTATCTGACCATGCGCCGCCTGGACCTGGTGCGCGCGCTGCTGATGCAGGGCGAGTCGCTGAGCAACGCCGCGCTGATCGCCGGCTTCAGCGATCAAAGCCACATGACTCGGCAATTCGGCAAGGCCTACGGCCTGTCACCCGCGCGCTGGATGAACATGCACCGCGCCTGA
- a CDS encoding cupin domain-containing protein, producing the protein MPSHQSLNLASKLQQITEHWSPRVIAEMNDYQFKVVKLLGDFIWHDHQDTDETFIVLDGQLRIDFRDGQVLVRKGEMYVVPKGVEHKPYAEQEVSLMLIEPRGVLNTGEAGGSRTAQNDQWI; encoded by the coding sequence ATGCCGTCCCATCAAAGCCTCAACCTCGCCAGCAAACTGCAACAGATCACCGAGCACTGGTCGCCACGGGTGATTGCCGAAATGAACGACTACCAGTTCAAAGTGGTGAAACTGCTGGGGGACTTCATCTGGCATGATCACCAGGACACCGACGAAACCTTCATCGTCCTCGACGGCCAGTTGCGCATCGACTTTCGCGATGGCCAGGTACTGGTGCGCAAAGGCGAAATGTACGTGGTGCCCAAGGGCGTCGAGCACAAGCCCTATGCCGAGCAGGAAGTCAGCCTGATGCTGATCGAACCCCGCGGCGTACTCAATACTGGCGAGGCCGGTGGTTCGCGCACGGCGCAAAATGATCAGTGGATCTGA
- a CDS encoding GNAT family N-acetyltransferase: protein MHAFPILDTPRLHLREIQMDDAPQLLAIHGDAQAMKWFGIDPLTELAQAEELVETFAAWRTHANPGTRWGLQLKGEDRLIGNCGLFKWNRGWQSCSLGFALLPSAWGNGLMGEALEAVLAWGFTHMQLNRVEALVHPRNQACLSLLERQGFSQEGRLREAGFWSGRHCDLLMLSRLRSDRCSPQVAS, encoded by the coding sequence ATGCACGCCTTCCCCATCCTCGACACCCCGCGCTTGCACCTGCGCGAGATCCAGATGGACGACGCGCCGCAATTACTGGCGATTCATGGCGACGCACAGGCCATGAAGTGGTTCGGGATCGACCCTCTGACCGAGCTGGCCCAGGCCGAGGAACTGGTCGAGACCTTTGCGGCTTGGCGCACCCACGCCAACCCCGGTACCCGCTGGGGCCTGCAGCTCAAGGGCGAGGACCGGCTGATCGGCAATTGTGGCCTGTTCAAATGGAATCGTGGTTGGCAGAGCTGCTCCCTGGGCTTCGCCCTGCTGCCCTCGGCCTGGGGCAACGGACTGATGGGCGAAGCACTGGAGGCGGTGCTGGCCTGGGGCTTCACACACATGCAACTGAACCGTGTGGAGGCCCTGGTCCATCCACGCAACCAGGCCTGCCTGAGCCTGCTCGAACGCCAGGGATTCAGCCAGGAAGGACGGTTGCGCGAGGCCGGATTCTGGTCCGGCAGGCACTGCGATTTACTGATGCTGTCACGCTTGCGCAGCGATCGCTGCAGCCCTCAAGTGGCGAGCTGA
- a CDS encoding methyl-accepting chemotaxis protein yields the protein MFNKRLKQELSALREELSSLQQVKESLDSEMLVLTLDPDGRVQAINHNFAEQMGYKGNELIGRPIDDIVPPHVKTDEFHQRFRHALTRGEHFAGALRLLRGSGEEAWLRSISQPVRGPDGRVRHVSIYASDLTRTIEASREHENLIGALVRSTAVIEFDLGGHVLMANERFLSGMGYTLAQIKGQHHRLFCEPQEYQSAGYQEFWRRLNAGEFVADRFKRVDGHGRTVWLEASYNPVRDANEKLYKVVKFATVITDQVNQELAVAEAANIAYTTSLQTDSSAQRGTAVVTQAVDVMRELARHMQQAGEGIEALNEQSLVIGSIVKTISGIAEQTNLLALNAAIEAARAGEQGRGFAVVADEVRQLASRTSKATDEIVGVVRQNQDMVRDAVVLMIDGKLQAEQGLALAAEAGTVIVEIQDGAQKVVSAVGQFANQLAT from the coding sequence ATGTTCAACAAACGCTTGAAGCAGGAGCTGTCGGCTCTGCGCGAGGAACTCTCCAGCCTTCAACAAGTGAAGGAAAGCCTGGACAGCGAGATGCTGGTGCTCACTCTGGACCCGGATGGTCGAGTGCAAGCGATCAACCACAATTTCGCCGAGCAAATGGGCTACAAGGGCAACGAACTGATTGGCCGGCCGATCGACGATATAGTTCCGCCGCACGTCAAGACCGACGAATTTCACCAGCGCTTTCGCCATGCCTTGACCCGTGGCGAGCACTTCGCCGGTGCCCTGCGTTTGCTGCGCGGCAGCGGTGAAGAGGCGTGGTTGCGCTCGATCTCCCAGCCGGTGCGTGGCCCGGATGGGCGCGTCAGGCACGTATCGATCTATGCCAGCGACCTGACCCGCACCATCGAAGCCTCCCGTGAGCACGAGAACCTGATCGGCGCACTCGTGCGCTCCACCGCGGTGATCGAGTTCGACCTGGGCGGCCATGTACTGATGGCCAACGAGCGATTCCTCAGCGGCATGGGCTACACCCTGGCGCAAATCAAGGGCCAGCACCATCGCCTGTTTTGTGAACCGCAGGAATACCAGAGTGCTGGCTACCAGGAGTTCTGGCGGCGCTTGAATGCCGGTGAATTCGTCGCCGACCGCTTCAAGCGGGTCGATGGTCACGGGCGGACGGTCTGGCTGGAAGCGTCCTACAACCCAGTGCGCGATGCCAACGAAAAGCTGTACAAAGTGGTGAAATTTGCCACCGTCATCACTGACCAGGTCAATCAGGAACTGGCGGTCGCCGAGGCGGCGAACATCGCTTATACCACCTCGTTGCAGACCGACAGCAGCGCACAGCGCGGCACGGCGGTGGTGACCCAGGCGGTCGATGTGATGCGTGAGCTGGCCCGTCACATGCAGCAGGCCGGAGAAGGTATCGAGGCACTCAACGAGCAGTCACTGGTGATCGGCAGCATCGTCAAGACCATCAGCGGCATTGCCGAGCAGACCAACCTGCTGGCGCTTAACGCGGCCATTGAAGCCGCCCGCGCTGGCGAGCAGGGCCGTGGGTTTGCCGTGGTCGCGGACGAAGTCCGGCAGTTGGCTTCGCGTACCAGTAAAGCCACCGACGAAATCGTCGGGGTGGTGCGTCAGAACCAGGACATGGTGCGCGATGCGGTGGTGCTGATGATCGACGGCAAACTCCAGGCTGAGCAAGGCTTGGCGCTGGCGGCAGAGGCGGGCACGGTGATTGTCGAGATCCAGGACGGTGCGCAGAAAGTGGTCAGCGCAGTCGGGCAGTTCGCCAATCAGCTCGCCACTTGA
- a CDS encoding IS3 family transposase (programmed frameshift) — MTKYNLALKQSLIEECLSASSVHEVALKHGLSPSLLRRWIKGFEKHGASGLIAKYSHYDAQFKLKVLQCIEQDGLSDQQACIRFDIRGPSSIRQWRKLYDEGGVEALQPHRLKESSMPRKPSRQPKASPVLPADAELTSEQMLAELAYLRAENAYPKKARCLNPSGSPYCAAKKTQSVQGLRHEYPLALLLRAAGLARSTFYYQSKTLLTDKHADLKDRIRSVYHGHKGRYGYRRITATLGNSGELINHKKVHRLMQMMGLKSLVKVKKYRSYRGAEGLVAPDLLKREFKAEAPNQKWATDVTEFKVKGQKLFLSPLMDLYNGEILAYQINRRPEFRMVSTMLEKAFGRLNQGDKPILHSDQGWQYRQPTYRHMLAEKSIEQSMSRKGNCLDNAAMESFFGTLKSEFFYLESFESVEQLASGIEDYIAYYNQDRISLRLNGLSPVQFRTQALNQ; from the exons ATGACGAAATACAACCTAGCACTCAAGCAATCACTGATTGAAGAGTGTTTGTCTGCCAGTAGCGTTCATGAGGTGGCCCTCAAGCATGGCTTGAGTCCATCGCTGCTGCGGCGCTGGATCAAGGGTTTTGAAAAACACGGTGCCTCTGGCTTGATTGCCAAGTACAGCCATTACGATGCCCAGTTTAAATTGAAGGTTTTGCAGTGCATCGAACAAGATGGACTGTCGGACCAACAGGCCTGTATACGGTTTGATATCCGTGGTCCAAGTAGTATCAGGCAGTGGCGAAAGCTGTACGATGAAGGCGGTGTAGAAGCACTACAACCGCATCGTCTTAAAGAGTCCAGCATGCCCCGCAAACCTTCTAGGCAACCCAAAGCAAGTCCTGTTCTTCCTGCGGACGCAGAGCTGACCTCTGAACAAATGCTCGCAGAACTGGCCTATCTGCGCGCGGAGAATGCCTATC CTAAAAAAGCTCGATGCCTTAATCCAAGCGGATCCCCGTACTGCGCAGCCAAAAAAACGCAGTCCGTCCAAGGATTGAGGCATGAGTATCCACTTGCTCTGTTGCTACGTGCTGCGGGACTTGCACGCAGTACCTTCTATTATCAAAGCAAAACACTGCTAACCGACAAGCATGCCGACCTTAAAGATCGCATCCGCAGCGTCTATCACGGGCATAAGGGGCGTTACGGCTACCGCCGTATCACCGCAACCCTTGGAAACAGTGGTGAGTTGATCAATCACAAGAAGGTGCATCGGCTGATGCAGATGATGGGCCTCAAGTCGTTGGTCAAAGTGAAGAAATATCGCTCTTACCGAGGTGCTGAAGGGCTTGTTGCGCCTGATCTACTAAAGCGCGAATTTAAGGCAGAAGCCCCTAACCAGAAATGGGCAACCGACGTGACGGAGTTCAAGGTGAAGGGGCAGAAACTGTTTCTTTCGCCTCTCATGGATTTGTACAACGGCGAGATCCTGGCTTACCAGATCAACCGACGTCCCGAGTTCAGGATGGTTTCGACGATGCTGGAAAAGGCCTTCGGGCGACTGAATCAAGGGGACAAACCGATACTGCACTCTGACCAGGGTTGGCAGTACAGGCAGCCTACCTACCGACACATGCTGGCCGAAAAGAGCATCGAGCAGAGCATGTCGCGCAAGGGTAATTGCTTGGACAATGCCGCCATGGAAAGCTTTTTCGGCACGCTCAAGAGCGAGTTTTTCTATCTGGAATCATTTGAGAGTGTGGAGCAGCTGGCATCAGGCATAGAGGATTACATCGCCTACTACAACCAAGACCGCATAAGCCTCAGACTGAATGGCTTGAGCCCGGTACAATTTCGGACCCAGGCATTAAATCAATAG
- a CDS encoding integrase core domain-containing protein produces the protein MPWRELKPMDRKVMFIAAYLADKHTFSKLCSDYEISRKTGYKWVERYKAEGPSGLEERSRCRHNQSYVVPVAVRQAIIELRSIGETTPGPKKIQNDLLKRFPDQDPPSKTTIYNILKAADLITPQRVRRRVAVYPKPLSKAEKPNQLFSADYKGQFLTGAGVWCYPLTIMDHASRFLLACQSMSSTNLKETQQTFERVFREYGLPERIRTDNGVPFASTGRAGLSQLSIWWLRLGIIPERIEPGRPDQNGRHERMHRTLKSTLPQPPAIPWEAQQRQFDRFMQHYNYERGHEALDQKTPASCYSPSTRTYPEKLPEMGYASHVECYLADSNGIINRAGLRIYIANVLKHQTIGMEMISDDVWEVIFGPVILGRVYAREAKNGYVSIKVLPM, from the coding sequence ATGCCCTGGAGAGAGCTGAAACCTATGGATCGAAAAGTGATGTTCATCGCTGCCTATCTGGCGGACAAACACACCTTCAGCAAGCTGTGCAGTGACTACGAGATCAGTCGAAAGACTGGCTATAAATGGGTCGAGCGATACAAAGCTGAAGGGCCTAGTGGGCTTGAGGAACGCAGCCGTTGCCGGCACAACCAGAGCTACGTGGTGCCTGTCGCTGTTAGGCAGGCAATCATCGAGCTTCGGTCTATCGGAGAAACAACTCCAGGGCCTAAGAAGATCCAAAATGACTTGCTCAAGCGCTTTCCCGATCAGGATCCGCCGTCAAAAACGACCATCTACAACATCCTTAAAGCAGCCGACTTAATTACGCCGCAGCGTGTACGACGGCGTGTCGCGGTCTATCCCAAACCTTTGAGCAAGGCAGAAAAACCTAATCAGCTCTTTAGCGCGGACTACAAGGGCCAGTTTCTGACGGGCGCCGGAGTTTGGTGCTATCCACTGACGATCATGGATCACGCCAGCCGTTTTCTACTGGCCTGCCAGAGTATGTCCAGTACCAATCTGAAGGAGACCCAACAGACCTTTGAGCGAGTTTTCCGCGAGTACGGGTTGCCGGAGCGTATTCGAACTGACAATGGTGTGCCATTTGCCAGTACCGGCCGTGCCGGGCTGTCGCAGCTGTCGATATGGTGGCTGCGACTAGGGATTATTCCTGAGCGAATTGAGCCTGGCCGTCCGGACCAGAATGGGCGTCACGAACGCATGCACCGAACGCTGAAAAGTACCTTGCCTCAACCGCCCGCCATTCCTTGGGAGGCTCAGCAGAGACAGTTTGACCGCTTTATGCAGCACTACAATTATGAGCGGGGGCACGAGGCGCTTGACCAGAAAACGCCTGCTTCCTGCTATTCACCCTCGACTCGGACTTACCCGGAAAAGTTGCCTGAAATGGGGTATGCGAGCCACGTGGAGTGTTACCTGGCTGATAGTAATGGAATCATTAATCGAGCAGGTCTGCGGATTTATATAGCCAATGTGCTTAAGCATCAGACCATTGGAATGGAGATGATCAGTGATGATGTGTGGGAGGTGATATTCGGTCCGGTAATCCTAGGCCGGGTCTATGCTAGAGAGGCAAAGAACGGGTACGTGTCGATAAAAGTGTTACCTATGTAA
- a CDS encoding RidA family protein: MDQSRKALFDGIAQALGHRFDGEMRIGGNYVPVVQNGDEVYISGQIPRIDNTVMVVGRVGAEVSLEQGRLAAKICTMRALAILTQQLGELERIDKILRINVYVRSAEDFTQQSEVADGASEVLYGIFADAGVHTRTSVGVYQLPKGAAVEVDMIVALKPLAAPLDEDSISD, encoded by the coding sequence ATGGATCAATCACGTAAAGCGCTGTTCGACGGTATCGCCCAGGCGCTGGGCCATCGTTTTGACGGTGAAATGCGCATTGGCGGCAACTACGTGCCGGTGGTGCAAAATGGCGATGAGGTGTACATCAGCGGGCAGATCCCGCGCATCGACAATACGGTAATGGTGGTGGGCCGCGTGGGCGCCGAGGTGTCGCTGGAGCAAGGCCGGTTGGCCGCGAAGATTTGCACGATGCGCGCCCTGGCCATCCTCACGCAGCAACTGGGGGAGCTGGAGCGGATCGACAAGATCCTGCGCATCAATGTCTACGTGCGCAGCGCCGAAGACTTCACCCAGCAAAGTGAAGTGGCGGACGGCGCCTCAGAGGTGTTGTACGGGATTTTCGCCGACGCTGGCGTGCATACCCGCACCTCGGTGGGGGTGTACCAGCTGCCCAAGGGCGCCGCGGTCGAAGTCGACATGATCGTCGCACTCAAACCGCTCGCGGCGCCGCTGGATGAAGACTCGATCAGCGATTGA
- a CDS encoding MFS transporter, with the protein MTAIADTRPAPFSRSDYKTLGLAALGGALEIYDFIIFVFFALTLSQLFFPPEMPEWLRLLQSFGIFVTGYLARPLGGILMAHFADRLGRKKVFSLSILMMALPCLLIGIMPTYAQIGYFAPLLLLVLRVFQGAAVGGEVPSAWVFVAEHAPVGHRGYALGFLQAGLTFGYLIGALTATLLAQAFTPAEILDYAWRYPFLLGGVFGVLGVWLRRWLNETPVFMAMQASRELHVELPLRTVLREHRLAMLPAVILTCVLTSAVVTFVVITPTMMQKTFGMTASHTFALSSLGIVFLNIGCVIAGLIVDRIGAWRTVMLYSLLLPLGIGVLYSSLIGAAQWIGLAYAIAGLGCGVVGAVPSVMVNLFPARIRVSGISFTYNIAYAIWASITPLLLIGLMPWSPWICVIFCAVMGAVGISAALYFGSRLPQVAQSAGATCCP; encoded by the coding sequence ATGACTGCCATTGCCGACACTCGACCTGCGCCATTCTCCCGGTCTGACTACAAGACCCTGGGCTTGGCGGCACTGGGCGGGGCGCTGGAAATCTACGATTTCATCATTTTCGTGTTTTTCGCCCTGACCCTCAGCCAACTGTTCTTCCCTCCGGAAATGCCCGAATGGCTGCGCCTGCTGCAGAGTTTCGGGATCTTTGTCACCGGGTACCTGGCGCGGCCGCTGGGTGGCATCCTGATGGCGCACTTTGCCGACCGGTTGGGGCGCAAGAAGGTCTTCAGCTTGAGCATCCTGATGATGGCGCTGCCGTGCCTGCTGATCGGGATCATGCCGACCTACGCCCAGATCGGCTACTTCGCCCCCTTGCTGCTGCTGGTGCTGCGGGTGTTCCAGGGCGCCGCGGTCGGTGGGGAAGTGCCGAGTGCCTGGGTGTTTGTCGCCGAGCATGCTCCTGTCGGTCACCGCGGTTACGCCCTGGGATTCCTGCAGGCAGGGCTGACGTTTGGTTACCTGATCGGCGCCTTGACCGCGACCTTGCTGGCACAGGCCTTTACCCCGGCGGAAATCCTCGATTACGCCTGGCGTTATCCGTTCCTGCTGGGCGGGGTGTTCGGCGTGCTTGGCGTGTGGTTGCGCCGCTGGCTCAACGAGACTCCAGTGTTCATGGCGATGCAGGCCAGTCGTGAGCTGCACGTCGAACTGCCGTTGCGCACGGTGCTGCGTGAGCACCGCCTGGCGATGTTGCCGGCGGTGATCCTTACCTGCGTACTGACTTCGGCCGTGGTGACTTTCGTGGTCATCACCCCGACCATGATGCAGAAAACCTTCGGCATGACCGCCAGCCACACCTTTGCGCTGAGTAGCCTGGGCATCGTGTTCCTGAACATCGGCTGCGTGATCGCCGGGTTGATCGTCGACCGGATCGGCGCCTGGCGTACGGTGATGCTCTATAGCCTGCTGTTACCGCTGGGCATCGGCGTGCTCTACAGCAGCCTGATTGGCGCAGCGCAGTGGATCGGCCTGGCCTATGCGATTGCCGGTCTCGGTTGTGGGGTGGTGGGCGCGGTGCCGTCGGTGATGGTCAATCTATTCCCGGCACGGATTCGCGTCTCGGGGATTTCCTTCACCTATAACATTGCCTACGCGATCTGGGCCAGCATCACACCGCTGTTGCTGATTGGCCTGATGCCGTGGAGCCCATGGATCTGCGTGATTTTCTGTGCCGTGATGGGCGCCGTGGGGATCAGCGCGGCGCTGTACTTCGGCTCGCGCCTGCCCCAGGTCGCCCAGTCGGCTGGCGCGACCTGCTGCCCCTGA
- a CDS encoding SET domain-containing protein-lysine N-methyltransferase: MSPQVNAQSLANGCIYPFEGLSPKQGYPSMADFIVESGHGAKNRGVMALRHYQRITRMCRVSGQLVHAPQLHSVQLAVGIHVYDPYFCGRLRHSCDPNVFLDMSELWLWALQDITPGSPLCMDYVSTEASVLRQFACKCGSPRCRGWITGYDEQPSAEGRLFLQQWHRHSLC, encoded by the coding sequence ATGAGCCCTCAGGTCAATGCCCAGTCTTTGGCGAACGGATGCATCTACCCTTTCGAGGGGCTCAGCCCCAAGCAGGGCTACCCGTCCATGGCCGACTTCATTGTGGAGTCCGGCCATGGCGCAAAAAACCGCGGCGTCATGGCCCTGCGTCACTATCAGCGGATTACCCGAATGTGCCGGGTCTCCGGACAGTTGGTCCACGCCCCGCAGTTGCACAGCGTCCAGTTAGCGGTGGGCATTCACGTCTATGACCCCTACTTCTGTGGACGACTGCGCCACTCCTGCGACCCCAATGTCTTCCTCGACATGAGCGAACTCTGGTTATGGGCGCTACAGGACATTACGCCAGGCAGCCCACTGTGCATGGACTATGTCAGCACCGAGGCCAGCGTGTTGCGCCAGTTTGCCTGTAAATGCGGCTCGCCCCGGTGCCGTGGCTGGATCACCGGTTACGATGAACAGCCCAGCGCCGAGGGGCGGCTTTTCCTGCAGCAATGGCATCGCCATAGCCTTTGCTGA
- the can gene encoding carbonate dehydratase has protein sequence MNELQDLIDNNERWADAIKQEDPDFFAKLARQQTPEYLWIGCSDARVPANEIVGMLPGDLFVHRNVANVVLHTDLNCLSVIQYAVDVLKVKHILVTGHYGCGGVRASMQDRQLGLIDGWLRSIRDLYYEHREALAQLPTEEERVDRLCELNVIQQVANVGHTSIVQNAWHRGQSLSIHGCIYGIKDGRWKSLNATISGFEQLPPQYRLRPVGAI, from the coding sequence ATGAACGAATTACAAGATCTGATTGATAACAACGAGCGCTGGGCTGATGCGATCAAGCAGGAAGATCCTGACTTCTTCGCCAAACTGGCCCGCCAGCAGACGCCTGAATACCTGTGGATCGGCTGCTCCGACGCGCGCGTGCCGGCCAACGAGATTGTCGGCATGCTGCCCGGCGACCTGTTCGTGCACCGTAATGTGGCCAACGTAGTGCTGCACACCGACCTCAACTGCCTGTCGGTGATCCAGTACGCGGTCGACGTGCTCAAGGTCAAACACATCCTGGTCACCGGCCATTACGGCTGTGGCGGGGTGCGGGCGTCCATGCAGGACCGTCAGTTGGGGCTGATCGACGGTTGGCTGCGCTCGATCCGCGACCTCTACTACGAGCACCGCGAAGCGTTGGCCCAATTGCCGACTGAAGAAGAGCGGGTCGACCGTCTCTGCGAACTGAACGTGATCCAGCAAGTGGCCAACGTGGGCCATACCAGCATCGTGCAAAATGCCTGGCATCGCGGGCAAAGCCTGTCGATCCACGGCTGCATCTATGGCATCAAGGATGGCCGTTGGAAGAGCCTGAACGCCACCATCAGTGGTTTCGAGCAACTGCCGCCGCAGTATCGCTTGCGTCCGGTGGGTGCCATCTAG
- a CDS encoding serine kinase/phosphatase translates to MTDSRRPYGAVQPEPIDDNEDRMGSMRELDFDEEPSSAIIRDELPEHLRKPPVPRQPAAEAGMHETSADDDESTDDDLTPGNLIREDGARDAQDVGECDQADWDLSIVDEDEIGGGNGLDEAELARRDPVDGNR, encoded by the coding sequence ATGACTGATTCACGACGTCCGTATGGCGCGGTACAGCCCGAGCCCATCGACGACAACGAAGACCGCATGGGCTCGATGCGTGAACTGGACTTCGACGAGGAGCCCTCCAGCGCCATTATTCGCGATGAATTACCCGAACACCTGCGCAAACCGCCCGTGCCGCGCCAACCTGCAGCCGAAGCGGGGATGCACGAGACTTCGGCCGATGACGACGAATCCACCGATGATGACCTGACCCCGGGCAACCTGATTCGTGAAGACGGCGCACGGGACGCCCAGGACGTCGGCGAATGTGATCAGGCCGACTGGGACTTGAGCATTGTCGACGAAGACGAGATTGGCGGTGGCAATGGCCTGGATGAGGCTGAGCTGGCGCGGCGCGATCCGGTCGACGGCAATCGTTAA
- the rimI gene encoding ribosomal protein S18-alanine N-acetyltransferase codes for MSDAVSFRPMTEADLDAVLKIEYAAFSHPWTRGIFLDGLGKYQIWLMFEGQQQVGHGVVQIILDEAHLLNITVKPENQGRGLGLTLLEHLMSIAYKAQARECFLEVRDSNRAAFRLYERYGFNEVGRRRDYYPAVGGREDAVVMACTLVD; via the coding sequence ATGAGTGACGCTGTATCGTTCCGCCCGATGACCGAAGCCGACCTGGACGCAGTACTGAAGATCGAATACGCGGCGTTCAGCCATCCCTGGACCCGCGGGATCTTTCTCGATGGCCTGGGCAAATACCAGATCTGGCTGATGTTCGAGGGGCAGCAACAGGTGGGCCACGGGGTGGTGCAGATCATCCTCGATGAAGCGCACCTGCTCAATATCACGGTCAAGCCGGAAAACCAGGGGCGCGGCCTGGGGCTGACCTTGCTCGAACACCTGATGTCGATTGCCTACAAGGCGCAAGCACGTGAGTGCTTCCTCGAAGTGCGCGACAGCAACCGCGCGGCCTTCCGACTGTATGAACGTTATGGTTTCAACGAAGTGGGGCGCCGCCGCGACTACTACCCGGCAGTCGGTGGGCGTGAAGACGCCGTGGTCATGGCCTGTACCCTGGTCGACTGA
- a CDS encoding energy transducer TonB: MQVVNWLPRTELPFAAPSRPELLELVEPLVAEPPVPGVAPVPAAKVAVAVEPVTAPAARPRIEVPRPSLASTRTNAKVEEEAAPAVVKAPVVPPPRFALQLLRAGRCLLLVELPTGDTFQTRDPAYLLLKDMLRAAGLPDSPQIVGEPVRWPLLARGTMDQGPEAARDFVQGFVSARLEDQPCVCLWLVGLPAVRFAGEADAQAYNRELQVEGLGSVWALPGLELLMEEPQRKADVWQAMRRLMARWKESNE, translated from the coding sequence ATGCAGGTGGTCAACTGGCTGCCGCGCACCGAATTGCCCTTTGCCGCCCCTTCGCGGCCCGAGCTGCTGGAGCTGGTTGAGCCGTTGGTCGCCGAGCCGCCAGTGCCGGGCGTTGCGCCTGTGCCAGCGGCCAAGGTCGCCGTCGCGGTCGAGCCGGTAACCGCCCCCGCCGCGCGCCCGCGGATCGAAGTGCCGCGCCCATCGCTGGCCAGTACCCGGACCAATGCCAAGGTCGAGGAAGAAGCCGCCCCCGCCGTGGTCAAGGCCCCGGTCGTGCCGCCACCGCGGTTTGCCCTGCAATTGTTGCGCGCGGGCCGTTGCCTGCTGCTGGTGGAGTTACCCACAGGCGACACGTTCCAGACGCGCGACCCGGCCTACCTGCTGCTCAAGGACATGTTGCGCGCCGCCGGCCTGCCGGACAGCCCGCAGATCGTCGGCGAGCCGGTGCGCTGGCCGCTGTTGGCGCGGGGCACCATGGATCAGGGGCCGGAAGCGGCGCGCGATTTCGTCCAGGGCTTTGTCTCCGCGCGCCTGGAAGATCAACCCTGTGTCTGTCTGTGGCTGGTGGGGCTGCCGGCTGTGCGGTTTGCCGGCGAGGCGGATGCGCAAGCGTACAATCGCGAACTTCAGGTCGAAGGCCTGGGGTCGGTCTGGGCGCTGCCTGGCCTGGAATTATTAATGGAAGAGCCACAGCGTAAGGCTGATGTCTGGCAAGCCATGCGTCGGCTGATGGCGCGCTGGAAAGAATCAAATGAGTGA